AAGGCCCGTGGTATTGGCGCCATTATTGCAAAAGGATTTTCAAGAATATATTATCGTAATTGCCTCAATGAAGGGCTTCCCACTGTGGTTTGTCCTGAGGTTGTTGACTGCATTGTCAATGGTGAAGAGGTATCCATAGACTTTGGCTCCAGTGTAATCAGGACATCTAAAGGTGAATTCCCTTTCACACCATATCCGGATTATGTTAGAGGTCTTATTGAAAATGGTGGTCTGCTGCCCTATGTAAAAAAAATGCTCAGGGAGCAGGGTAAGCTAGAAACATAATCCGTCCTCTGGCATATGTTTGCACTTTGGCTTTTCGAGGAACATGGTATAATAGTATTATCAAATAACGGCTTAAATATTCAATTGATAAATATTCGCTGAAATTTATTGGGGTGGACAAAACTATGACAGGAAAAATTGTATTTATCGCACCGGATAAGAATTTGGCGGATAGGGCAAAACAGTTAATTTCCGCCCTTGGCGAAGAAATAGAAGTGTATCAAGGCTCATTGGAGGAAGGATTAAAGATTGCCAAACAGGTGGTTAAAAACGGAGCCAACATTATTATCAGCAGGGGCGGAACGGGAAATCTGATAAAAAGCAATCTGCAGATACCGGTGGTTAACTTGGAGACCAGCGGCTTTGACATTATTAACACAATCAATAAAGCTGTGACCTATTCAAATAACATAGGTATAGTCGGCTTTCAGAATTTGATTTCCGCCTATGAAAGAGTCAATAAAATAATGCAAAATACTTTCTCTACGAGGATAACTACAGCCGTTATCAATGATGGAAAAGAAGCGGACAGAAAGATAAAGCAGTTGTACAGGTTAGGTATAAGGGTATTCATTGGAGGATATACGGTAATTGACGCAGTTGAAAAGCTGGGTTTCCATGGAGTGCTTATAGAAACCGGGAATGACACTATAGTTGAAGCAATTAGACATGCGAAAAACATACTTGAAGTTCAGCTCAAGGAAAAGGAAAAGACAGAGATATTGAAATCCATAATTGATTTTGCCTATGATGGGATTTTGGGGGTGGACAGCAAGGGAATCATAACCGTGTTCAATCCGGTGGCGGAAAAGATAATCGGTATTAAGGCTGAAAGGGCTATAGGAAAGCCTGTGGATGACGTCGTGGAAAATACCAGAATGGATTACGTGCTCAAAACAGGGGAAGCGGAATTGGGCGAGATACAAAATATTGGGGAAACATCCATTGTAACCAACAGGGTGCCTATATTGGTTGAAGGGGAAGTGTTGGGGGCTGTTGCCACATTTCAGGAGCTGGACAAGATACAGAAGATGGAGAGCAAAATCCGTAAAAAGCTTTTGTACAAGGGGCATGTGGCCAAAGCAAAATTCGACGACATCATCGGGCACAGCAGGGCAATAATTCAGTCCAAAGAAAAGGCAAGGCAGTATGCTGAAGTGGACAGTACGGTATTGATTCTCGGTGAAACAGGAACCGGGAAAGAACTGTTTGCCCAAAGCATACACAACGCCAGCTCCCGCTTTGACAAACCCTTTGTTGCGGTGAACTGCGCAGCCCTTCCGGAAAATCTTTTGGAAAGCGAGCTTTTTGGCTATGTTGAAGGAGCCTTCACCGGCGCAAAAAAAGGGGGCAAAGCCGGACTGTTTGAGCTGGCCCATGAGGGAACAATTTTTCTTGACGAGATAAGCGAGATGTCGCCGATGCTGCAGGCAAGATTCTTAAGAGTGCTGCAGGAAAAAGAAGTGGTGAGGCTGGGCGACGATAGAGTAATACCCATAGATATACGAGTTATTGCCGCTACCAACCGGGACCTTTACAGCCAGGTGGAAAGGGGAGAATTCAGGGAAGATTTGTATTACCGCCTATGTGTCCTCAGGCTGGAGATACCTCCTCTAGGGAAGAGGATTGAGGATATCCCCGCCCTTGTCAATTATTTTATTGAAGAGAAGGGCAGGAGATTGGGCAAAACGATAAAAGGCGTTTCCCCCGAGGCACTGGCCAAACTGGTTAATTATTGCTGGCCGGGGAATGTGCGGCAGCTGGAGAATATCATTGAGCGCGCAGTGGTTTTATGCAAAGGCAAAGAAATTGATGTGGATATAATTTTTGAAGTAATGAATGGAGCTCCGAATTTCTCAAAAGAATATATGCAAAATACCTCCGTAGGAGTTATATCGGGCGAGGGCCTTTTAAAGCACGCCGAAGGCGAGATAATTAAGAAGGTTCTAGAGGATACTAAAGGCAATAAAACCCTTGCAGCAGAAAGACTGGGCATAAGCGTTACAACGCTGTGGAGGAAGCTGAAAAGCCTGGATCTATAATATATTTGAAAAGCAGCATTCCAAAATGTATTATTGCCTCGGATATATTTCATTATGAAATGTTCTTAATAAAGATTTTTTGCCTAGCAGGTTCTTGTTAACGGGTTTTTTTCAGCAAAACGTTTTCTTTGTATAACGGCTGCTGCTGTGAAACTACTGCGAATGCTGC
This Bacillota bacterium DNA region includes the following protein-coding sequences:
- a CDS encoding 3-isopropylmalate dehydratase translates to MIISGRVWKYGDDVNTDVIYPGRYTYTLITEQEMGNHALEDLDPIFNREGGKGDIIVAGKNWGCGSAREQAVKCLKARGIGAIIAKGFSRIYYRNCLNEGLPTVVCPEVVDCIVNGEEVSIDFGSSVIRTSKGEFPFTPYPDYVRGLIENGGLLPYVKKMLREQGKLET
- a CDS encoding sigma 54-interacting transcriptional regulator encodes the protein MTGKIVFIAPDKNLADRAKQLISALGEEIEVYQGSLEEGLKIAKQVVKNGANIIISRGGTGNLIKSNLQIPVVNLETSGFDIINTINKAVTYSNNIGIVGFQNLISAYERVNKIMQNTFSTRITTAVINDGKEADRKIKQLYRLGIRVFIGGYTVIDAVEKLGFHGVLIETGNDTIVEAIRHAKNILEVQLKEKEKTEILKSIIDFAYDGILGVDSKGIITVFNPVAEKIIGIKAERAIGKPVDDVVENTRMDYVLKTGEAELGEIQNIGETSIVTNRVPILVEGEVLGAVATFQELDKIQKMESKIRKKLLYKGHVAKAKFDDIIGHSRAIIQSKEKARQYAEVDSTVLILGETGTGKELFAQSIHNASSRFDKPFVAVNCAALPENLLESELFGYVEGAFTGAKKGGKAGLFELAHEGTIFLDEISEMSPMLQARFLRVLQEKEVVRLGDDRVIPIDIRVIAATNRDLYSQVERGEFREDLYYRLCVLRLEIPPLGKRIEDIPALVNYFIEEKGRRLGKTIKGVSPEALAKLVNYCWPGNVRQLENIIERAVVLCKGKEIDVDIIFEVMNGAPNFSKEYMQNTSVGVISGEGLLKHAEGEIIKKVLEDTKGNKTLAAERLGISVTTLWRKLKSLDL